From Perognathus longimembris pacificus isolate PPM17 chromosome 4, ASM2315922v1, whole genome shotgun sequence, one genomic window encodes:
- the Gpr148 gene encoding probable G-protein coupled receptor 148: MRSELASCLLATTAWQAPIPQISKTPCMSQTARNVSQGPRDLGVPASVLRWLLLPSSLLAAATFSLSPLLLVAILRNQRLRHQPHYLLLANILLSDLAYVFFHMLISSSNLGGWELGRILCGILRDCVFTACTSTILSFTAIVLHTYLAVTQPLRYLSIISGRAARKTVAVIWLVACFFPTFLLWLGKQQDTKLEVQGAACILPLGLGTEQSHGALVAATHTCILCVLFLCATLVTYCFWRIYAEARPSGSCTQGCSRARGTLLIHMVLITLYVGTGVLFCMDVMLNKYHLITTSTYVWLLAANSHLLMMLPRAMLPYLYMLRYRQLLGVVRRHFLPRRRGDIYTISHNLEG, translated from the coding sequence ATGAGGAGTGAGCTGGCATCCTGCCTGCTGGCTACAACAGCCTGGCAAGCTCCTATTCCACAAATCAGCAAGACACCCTGCATGTCCCAGACAGCCAGAAATGTGTCCCAGGGCCCGAGGGACCTCGGGGTGCCTGCCTCTGTGCTGCGCTGGCTCCTGCTTCCCTCCAGCCTGCTGGCTGCGGCCACATTTTCCCTGAGCCCCCTGCTGCTGGTGGCCATCCTCAGGAACCAGCGGCTGCGGCACCAGCCCCACTACCTGCTGCTGGCCAACATCCTGCTGTCAGACCTTGCCTATGTCTTCTTCCACATGCTCATCTCCTCCAgcaacctgggtggctgggagcTGGGCCGCATCCTCTGCGGCATTCTCCGGGACTGCGTCTTCACAGCCTGCACTAGCACCATCCTGTCCTTCACAGCCATCGTCCTGCACACCTATCTGGCAGTCACCCAGCCCCTGCGCTACCTCTCCATCATATCTGGCAGGGCTGCCCGGAAGACAGTGGCTGTCATCTGGCTGGTGGCCTGTTTCTTTCCCACATTTCTCCTTTGGCTTGGGAAGCAGCAGGACACCAAACTGGAGGTACAAGGGGCTGCCTGCATCCTgccgctgggcctgggcacagagcAGAGCCACGGGGCCTTGGTAGCAGCTACTCACACCTGCATCCTGtgtgttctctttctctgtgccACACTTGTCACCTACTGCTTCTGGAGGATCTATGCAGAGGCCAGGCCCTCGGGCAGCTGCACGCAGGGCTGCTCGCGAGCCCGGGGCACCCTGCTCATCCACATGGTACTGATTACATTGTACGTTGGCACAGGGGTGCTGTTCTGTATGGATGTCATGCTGAACAAATACCATCTCATCACGACCAGCACGTACGTGTGGCTCCTGGCAGCCAACAGCCACTTGCTCATGATGCTTCCCCGAGCCATGCTCCCGTACCTGTACATGCTGCGCTACCGCCAGCTGCTGGGGGTGGTCCGCCGCCACTTCTTGCCCCGCAGGCGCGGGGACATCTACACCATCTCCCACAACCTGGAAGGCTGA